The following nucleotide sequence is from Thermostaphylospora chromogena.
GAACGGCGGGCTGCGCAGGGAGAACGGCGAGCACTTCCGGCGCACCCTGCTCAGCAAGGGCGGCAGCGTGGACTCGATGGAGGCCTTCCGCGCCTTCCGCGGGCGCGACCCGCGCATCGAACCGCTGCTGGAGCGGCGCGGCCTGGTGTGAACGCCCGGGGCGGCCCCGCGGGGCCGCCCCGCCTTCGAGCGTCCGGGTCAGCCCTGCAGACGCTTGAGGGCCGCGCGCAGGCGCTCGATCGTACGCTCGCGTCCCAGCACCTCGATGGACTCGAACAGGGGCAGGCCCACCGTGCGACCGGTGACGGCCACCCGGACCGGTGCCTGCGCCTTGCCGAGCTTCAGGCCGTGCTCCGCGCCGACCTCGGTGAGCGCGGTCTTGAGCGAGTCGGCGTCGAAGGGGACGGTCTCCAGCCTGGCGAGGTATCCGGTGAGGATCTCCTCGGCTCCGGGCTTCATCGCCTTGTCCCAGCTCGCCTGGTCGAACACCGGCTCGTCGAGGAAGAGGAAGTCGACGTTGTCCCGGATCTCCGACAGCACCGCGACGCGCGTCTGGGCCAGCTCGGCGACCCGCCGGAAGACCTCGACGTCCCAGCTCGGGTCGAGGTAGGGGCGGCAGCGGTCGACGAACTCCTCCAGCGGGAGGGCGCGGATGTACTCGCCGTTGAACGCGCGCAGCTTCTTCTCGTCGAAGAACGCCGACGAGGGGTTGACGTCCTCCAGCCGGAACAGCGGCATCATCTCCGACCAGGGCATGATCTCCCGATCGCCGCCGGGCCCCCACCCGAGCAGCATCAGGTAGTTGACCATCGCCTCGGGCAGGTAGCCCTCGTCCCGGTAGGACTCCAGGGCGACCTTGTCGCGCCGCTTGGACAGCTTCTTGCGCTGCTCGTTGACGATGACGGGCAGGTGGGCCCAGACCGGCGGGGTGGCGCCCAGAGCGGGCCACAGCAGCTGCTGGCGTCCGGCGTTGGTCAGATGCTCCTCGCCGCGCACGACGTGGGTGATCCGCTGTTCGATGTCGTCGACCGCGTTGGCCAGCACGTAGAGCGGGGAGCCGTCGGCGCGGGCGATGACGAAGTCCTCCATCGCGGCGTTGGGGAACTCGACCCGGCCGCGGATCACGTCCTCGACCACGGTGACCCCGTCGTCGGGGGTGCGGAAGCGCAGCGCCCGGCCCGGCCCGGGGCCCAGGCCCCGGTCGCGGCAGAAGCCGTCGTAGCCGCGCTGTTCGGACCCGGTGCGCGCGACCACATCCTCGCGAGTGCACTCGCAGTAGTACGCCTTGCCCTCGGCGGCGAGCTTCTCGGCCGCCGCGCGGTGCTGCGCCTCGAACTCGCTTTGGAAGTAGGGCCCCTCGAACACCGGGCTTTCGGCACTGATGCCGATCCAGGCCAGCGCGGAGATGATGCCCTCGGTCCACTCCGGCCGGTTGCGCGCGGCGTCGGTGTCCTCGATGCGCAGCACGAACTTGCCGCCCGATTGCTCGGCCAGCGCCCAGTTGTACAGCGCGGAACGCGCCCCGCCGACGTGGAACATGCCGGTGGGCGAAGGGGCGAAGCGAACCCTAATCACGGGAGACCACCCGGTTGGTGAGAGTGCCGATACCTTCGATGCCGACTCCGACCTCGTCGCCCACCTGCAGCGGGCCGACGCCGGCGGGCGTGCCGGTCAGGATCACGTCGCCCGGGATGAGCGTCATCACCGCGCTCACGTAGGCGATCAGCGAGGGGATGTCGTGCACGAGCTGGGAGGTGCGCGCGCTCTGCCGGATCTCGCCGTTGACCGTCGTGGTGATCGCCAGGTCGCTCGGGTCGATGTCGGTCTCGATCCAGGGGCCCAGAGGGCAGAAGGTGTCGAAGCCCTTGGCCCGCGTCCACTGGCCGTCCTTGGCCTGCAGGTCGCGCGCTGTCACGTCGTTCGCGCAGGTGTAACCGAAGATCACCTCGCGGGCCCGTTCGACCGGCACGTCCCGGCACAGGCGGCCGATGACCACGGCCAGCTCGCCTTCGAAGTCGACGCGCTGGGACAGCTTCTCCGGGTAGACGATGCCCTCGCCGGGGCCGATCACGGAGGTCGACGGCTTGGAGAAGACGACCGGCTCGGCGGGCGGCTCTCCACCCATCTCGCGCGCGTGGTCGGCGTAGTTCTTGCCGATCGCGATCACCTTGGTGGGCAGGATGGGCGCCACGAGCCGTACCTCGGCGAGCGGCCAGCGCGCCCCGGTGAACTGGATGGTGCCGAACGGGTGGCCGTCCACCGCCGACACGAACTCCTCGCCCGGACCGCCCTCGACCACGCCGAAGGCAACGCTTTCACCGGTGGAGAACCTGGCTATTCGCACTGGTGACTACCCCTGACAGTCGGATGCCGTACGGCATGAGCCTACTGAGGCCGCGGAGCGCTCGGTACGACCGACGGGGGCGACACCCCCAAAGACATTTGATAGCAAATCAAGCCAAAAATGATCACAAAGCCAGGTTACGACCGCAATATGTGGAAATTAACACAAATGTCCTATTTGCGGAGAGGTGTGCCGTGTCTGAAACCGTGCAGAAGTCTACGAGCCAGGTTCCCCGTGCACGCTCCGAGACACCGGGCGAATCCCTCATCACCAGCAGAGGGAACACCACGATCAGCGACAGCGCGGTCGCCAAGATCACCGGTATCGCGGCTCGCGAGGTGCCCGGCGTGTACGCCATGGGGGCCGGCACCGCCCGGGCGTTCGGCGCCGTACGCGGAATGGTCGGAGGCGACAAGGGAGGCAACATCACCCAAGGCGTCTCCGTAGAGGTGGGCGAGCGGCAAGCCGCCGTCGACCTGGACATCGTCGTGGACTACGGGGTCTCCATCCCCGACCTCGCCTCGGCGGTGCGGCGCAACACGATCGAAGCGGTCGAGCGCATGTGCGGCCTGGAGGTCACCGAGGTGAACATCCGGGTCGACGATGTGCACATGCCCGACGACGACAAGGAGAAGCAGTCGCAGGCAGAGGGATCGCGGGTCGAATGAGCCGCCGTCGCCGAGGCTCCGGCGCCCACCGGGTGGCCGAGCCCGACGTGCCGCCCCAGCGGAGGGACGATGACGCCCCTCCCCCGCGGCGCGGCGAGGAGTCGTACGCCGACCTGGCTCGCGCGCTGGCCGAACGGGTACGGGCCTGCCCCGACGTGGCCGACCTGGCCGCCGGGCCGTTCGGGACGATCGCGACGTACCTGCCCGGCGGCAAGGTGTCGGGGGTCGCCGTCAGGCCGGGCGAGGTGGAGATCGCCATCGTCGCCCGCTACGGCCGTCCGCTACCACGGATCGCCGAGGAGGTACGGGACGCCGTGGCACCGCTCATCGGGGACCGGCGCGTCCACATCGTGGTGGAGGACGTCACCGTGGCGGCCTCGGCCGCCCCCGCCTGATCTAACCCGGCGATCGATCGCCTGAACACCACACGAGGAGCACCATGAACAGCTTTCCGCTCTGGCCTCTGGTCGGTCTCGCCGTCGGGATGGTGCTGGGCGTCGTAGGAGCGTTCGGCGGCCTCGGCGCCTTCTTGCTGGTTCTCGTCCTCGGAGCGGTCGGCCTGTTCGTCGGCTGGATGCTGGAGGGCGGCCGGATCGACCTGTCGCAGGTCGCCACGAGGCGGCGATGACCGCGCCCGCGGAGCGGCGCGGCGACATCCGGATTCCCGATCGGGTCCTGACCCGCATCGCCAGACGCGCCGCCGAGGAAGTGGACGGCGTCGTCGAGGTCCGCCGCCGCGGAACGGCCCCGTGGCAGGACGCCGCCCGCGCCACCGTCGAAGGCGACCTGGCCGTCGTGTCGCTGAACGTCGCCGTGACCTATCCGACGCCGATCCGCACGCTCACCGAACGGCTGCGCCGGCACGTGGCGGACCGCGTCCACGAACTGACCGGACTCACCGTGGACCACGTCGACATCGACGTCACCGCCCTGGTGCCCGAGCAGCGGGCACCGCAGGAGCGCGAGGTGGAGGAGCGGTCATGACCCTCGTCAGAGGCCGGCCGAACCGGGCCGCCGTACGCCTGTTCCGGCCGGGCCGGGGAGTCCCGGCGACGATCGCGGCATTCGCGCTCCTGGCGGTCGGGCTGCTCGCCGCGCTGGAGATCGTCTCCGCCCTCCTCGGCGCCCCGGCCGGGATCATCCCCTACCGCCGCGTGACGGACTGGGCCATGACGACCTCCTGGAACGACACCTCCGCGCTCGTCGTCTCCGCCCTCGTCGCCGCACTCGGGCTGCTGCTCCTGCTGATCGCGCTGATCCCCGGCAGATCGGCGTATGTCCCGCTGCGCACCGACGATCCGGAAACGATCATCGGCATGCGGCGGCGGAGTTTCGCCGACGCCGTGGAGCACGCCGCGCAAAGCGCCTGGGGGGTCCGGGACGCCCGTGCCCGCATGCGCGGCGACCACGTGCGAGTCAGAGTGACCACGGCGGCGACCGACATCCACGCGGTCCACGACGCCGTGCTTCAGGCGGTGTCCCACAAGATCGACGAGATCGACCCGGTGCACCGGCCCCGGGTCGAGCTGAACGTGCGG
It contains:
- the gltX gene encoding glutamate--tRNA ligase encodes the protein MFHVGGARSALYNWALAEQSGGKFVLRIEDTDAARNRPEWTEGIISALAWIGISAESPVFEGPYFQSEFEAQHRAAAEKLAAEGKAYYCECTREDVVARTGSEQRGYDGFCRDRGLGPGPGRALRFRTPDDGVTVVEDVIRGRVEFPNAAMEDFVIARADGSPLYVLANAVDDIEQRITHVVRGEEHLTNAGRQQLLWPALGATPPVWAHLPVIVNEQRKKLSKRRDKVALESYRDEGYLPEAMVNYLMLLGWGPGGDREIMPWSEMMPLFRLEDVNPSSAFFDEKKLRAFNGEYIRALPLEEFVDRCRPYLDPSWDVEVFRRVAELAQTRVAVLSEIRDNVDFLFLDEPVFDQASWDKAMKPGAEEILTGYLARLETVPFDADSLKTALTEVGAEHGLKLGKAQAPVRVAVTGRTVGLPLFESIEVLGRERTIERLRAALKRLQG
- a CDS encoding fumarylacetoacetate hydrolase family protein; this encodes MRIARFSTGESVAFGVVEGGPGEEFVSAVDGHPFGTIQFTGARWPLAEVRLVAPILPTKVIAIGKNYADHAREMGGEPPAEPVVFSKPSTSVIGPGEGIVYPEKLSQRVDFEGELAVVIGRLCRDVPVERAREVIFGYTCANDVTARDLQAKDGQWTRAKGFDTFCPLGPWIETDIDPSDLAITTTVNGEIRQSARTSQLVHDIPSLIAYVSAVMTLIPGDVILTGTPAGVGPLQVGDEVGVGIEGIGTLTNRVVSRD
- a CDS encoding Asp23/Gls24 family envelope stress response protein, which codes for MSETVQKSTSQVPRARSETPGESLITSRGNTTISDSAVAKITGIAAREVPGVYAMGAGTARAFGAVRGMVGGDKGGNITQGVSVEVGERQAAVDLDIVVDYGVSIPDLASAVRRNTIEAVERMCGLEVTEVNIRVDDVHMPDDDKEKQSQAEGSRVE
- a CDS encoding Asp23/Gls24 family envelope stress response protein — protein: MTAPAERRGDIRIPDRVLTRIARRAAEEVDGVVEVRRRGTAPWQDAARATVEGDLAVVSLNVAVTYPTPIRTLTERLRRHVADRVHELTGLTVDHVDIDVTALVPEQRAPQEREVEERS
- a CDS encoding DUF6286 domain-containing protein is translated as MTLVRGRPNRAAVRLFRPGRGVPATIAAFALLAVGLLAALEIVSALLGAPAGIIPYRRVTDWAMTTSWNDTSALVVSALVAALGLLLLLIALIPGRSAYVPLRTDDPETIIGMRRRSFADAVEHAAQSAWGVRDARARMRGDHVRVRVTTAATDIHAVHDAVLQAVSHKIDEIDPVHRPRVELNVRRG